Genomic window (Bradyrhizobium sp. 186):
TTATATGGCTGCGAAGGCCGGCGCGGCCCACCTTGTTCGTCAAATGGCGCTGGAACTCGCGCGCTACAACATTACGGTGAATGCGATCGCGCCGGGTGCCTTGCCTCGCTGGTGACTGGGATGAATGTTTTGGTCGCAGCCGGATTTTCGATCGCAGGACTTGTAAGCCCAAAGTCGATACTGCCGGTGAGCTACGTTCCGACGGAAGCCTCATTCATTTTTGCAATGTACGCCGCGGCCCGCACCATTCCTCTTGCCTTTATTACGCTGATTGCGATCTACAAAAATTGGGAGCCGGCGGTCCTGATATTGGGTACCCTGGCAGGTTTCATACAATTGCTGGATGGCGGCGTGGGACTGTTGCAGCATGATCTCGGAAAATCCATCGGGCCTCTTGTCATTGCCGCACTGCAATTTTGCGCGATGTATCTGTTGAGCCGGTCCGCGCGAAGCAGCGCGGAATAGCGGTTGTTTCAGTTCCGTCGGTCACGGCCACTCTGAACCATGGAGAGGGACCTCTGGCCGTCCCGTCGGCTCGCCGTGGTTAATGATGATCGAGTTCAACGCCGCGTCGGCTTTCAAGGATTACTCCACCGTGATGTTCGCGCTAGTGATAACACCACGCCATTTTTCGCGCTCATCGGCGACAAATCTCGTCGTTTCTGCGACGCTCCCGCCGACCGGCTCGACTGCAATCTTTGCGAATTGCTCCCTGACCTCCGGCAACATCGCCCTTTTTTCCACCAAGATTCAGAACGCTCTCCGAGCTGCCGACCTGCGTAAGCTCGCGCTGTTGTGTTTGCTTTGATAATGCGAACCGAGAGCGAGTAGCGAGGCGTCCTGCATGATCGGCATTCAGCGCCTCTCAAATTCCGGATCGGTGTGTCGCGCGGGCCTCGAACACAATCAAGCGGACTGCGGGGCGCACCTAACTAGCGAAACTTCAACGAGGAGAATCCCTCGCCTCTAACAGGTGATCAGATGAATTACGTACTGACTCTCTTTGCCGGCGCCTTTCTATGCAATTGTATCCCGCATCTGAGCTCAGGATTGCGGGGGGCGCCGTTCCCTACCCCGTTCGCCAAACCCAGAGGCGTCGGCAATTCGCCACCCTTCCTCAACTTCCTTTGGGGGAGTTTCAATCTCTTCATCGGCATCTACCTGCTTTCAATATATCCGGTGGTGATTGGCCCGAATCCTACCTGCTTCGCGCTGGTTGCCGGAGCCTTGGCTATGGGTGCGTATCTGTCTCTGCATTTCGGCAAGGTTTTTCGGAACACGGGCTGAATAAACCGTGAGCTGGCGGACTACGCGACGTCAGGTTTGGGTCAAAGAGTCGGCGGACGAGTTGGTTTACAGGCGTGTGATTACGGAGCCGTTCGTCGTCATATTCCCCAGCGACCACCGCCTTGCCGTGCGCGATGCCGTCGAACTGCGAGAGATCGTGGGCGAAACGTTCATCATACCATCGAAGACGGCCCCGACCTCGCGCGTGGTGATCGAGGACTACCTGAAGCGGTCCGGCCTAGATATCATTCCGGGTCACGAAGTGGACAACATTACCCATGCTGTGTCCATGATCGCGTCGACCGGCGCCGTCGCGCTGCTGCCCGCCTACCCAAGCAATCTTCTTCCCTGGTCCGTAACCAGCCGTCCGCTGGAGGGTGACCCGACCGAGTTGCACCTTTGCCTCTCGGCGTGCAGTCTCTGGTGCCCGGGCTCCGTGAACTGGCCGCTTTTCCTGCATCTGGCGGTAGCTCACCGCTTTTCCTGCATCTGGCGGTAGCTCACCGCTTCTTTCCTTGCATCTCTCAAGATCAAATGTAATGTTATAACATTGCAACATGGGCTGGATAGCGGGATGAAAACCAGCCATCCGCCGATGGGCGGTTCCCGACGCTATGGCGCAAAAGCGCCGCTGCCCACGAAGTGCGAAGAGGAAATAATGCCATGCCCGATGCTGCGACACAGATTCCCGTCACGGTTCTGACCGGTTATCTCGGGTCTGGGAAGACGACGTTGCTAAACCGCATTCTCTCCGAGACGCATGGCAAGCGGTTTGCCGTGATCGTCAACGAATTCGGAGAAATCGGTATCGACAACGATCTCATCGTCGACGCGGACGAAGAGGTTTTCGAGATGAACAACGGCTGCATCTGTTGCACGGTTCGCGGCGACCTCATTCGCATTGTCGCGGGGTTGATGCAGCGCAGCCACGGTTTCGACGGCATTGTCGTCGAGACTACCGGACTCGCAGATCCCGCGC
Coding sequences:
- a CDS encoding LysR substrate-binding domain-containing protein — its product is MSWRTTRRQVWVKESADELVYRRVITEPFVVIFPSDHRLAVRDAVELREIVGETFIIPSKTAPTSRVVIEDYLKRSGLDIIPGHEVDNITHAVSMIASTGAVALLPAYPSNLLPWSVTSRPLEGDPTELHLCLSACSLWCPGSVNWPLFLHLAVAHRFSCIWR